The sequence TTATCCCATCAATATAATTAAGGTATGACATAttttaaacataatttaaaataaataaaatattgttccaATATATCTTAGGATGAAGAATGGTCAGACTGTCACATAATAGAAGGGAACTTTGAAACTCCACTTCATAAACATCTTCCTGGTATAATGCCCAATGAAACAATAACTGCACATTTTCAATTAGTTCTGCCATGCAAATGGTATTCTCATAAAATAAAACCCATTTGTTTACACCTTGCAGGTACAGGAGATCATGTAAGTTGAGTTtcatttaatgaaatttatattttgttacattttatatacattttaGGTAATAAATGTATCTCTATATTAATAAACTGATTATGTGTCATTAGTATTTTTGGCGAAGGAGACAGTTATTTGCTAAACCCTTGTTGAAAGAATCTGGAATTGGATctttaatattagaaaatcCATTCTATGGTTCCAGAAAACCAGAAAATCAAATGTAAGAATTTGTACACTGAAGGTTTGTAATAGTAAAGACATATTGTAcaacaaaatatatttatatttacattaatattgGTACACTTCACAGACGTTCTTGTTTACATAATGTTTGTGACATATTTATCATGGGAGGATGCTTAATAATGGAATCAATTGTATTATTAAATTGGTGTGAGCAACAAGGTTTTGGACCCTTAGGTTTGACAGGACTATCAATGGGTGGTCATGTTTGTATCTTCAAGTTTAAGttttattcaaaaatgaatattaagtGAATATTAATCCATCTATACTTGCAGATGGCTTCTTTAGCAGCAACTAACTGGCCAAAACCAATACCACTGGTTCCTTGCCTTTCATGGTCAACTGCATCACCAGTGTTCACTCAAGGAGTAATGAGTGCCTCAATTAATTGGACTCTTTTAGAAGATCAGTATTTTGCAAATGAACTTTACCAAAACGATCTCGCTAAAATGGTTAGAATTATTGGCGAAGAGGCAAGTAGATACAGTATAAGGGAGTACATAGTATAAAATTATACGCgtataacaaatatttaatttatatgaTTTTTAGGATGCATTCCTAGCTGGTCAACATTTTGCTCAACACTATCCTGCAAGTATGAAAAGGATTAGTGAATTACAAGATAAGCCCCAAGGTGCTAATGAAGAAGTAGCTACTATAACTGCCACTCCAACTGTGATTaacaaagaaacaaataaGGACCATGATTCTGAAAGTGAGGAcaataatgtaaaaaatgaaattagcGAAGATAGAGCAGCAAGAATATTTCCTTTGAACCTTATATCTAACAGATTCAAGTTAAAAGATTCAAGTGTTCTTAAAGGCAGGTATTTTGCATGTATACTGTCATAGTATGCATGTATAAagtaattgtaaataatttttgatgTTCAGGATTTTTTAacaattgtaattaataatagttCCTAGCTACTGAACAATAACATTccttttcgtttatttttacgAAAGCATGGTGTGATATAAGCATGATCATAGTACTTGTTTTTTTTGGCAATAGGTATTTGTTTGTTACCAGTGCCGCGACATCCACTGTTTTCGGATTGTAAATGGCGTGAACGAGAAGCATTGCAATTTATGTGCGGAATAATGGATGAATGTAcgcatttaaaaaatttcgaaGTACCTGTTGATACTGAACTGATCATTGCTGTCTGTGCGAGGAACGATGCATACGTACCGCGCGATGGTTGTATGAGTTTAGATAAAATTTGGCCAGGAGCTGAAATTCGCTATATAGATGCAGGGCACGTATCTGCGTATCTTCTTCATCAGAAAGTATTCAGGTATATTAAAAACGTTCTTCTGTATACATGTTTTCTTAAGAAGCATAATTACGTTTGCATACTTATTACTTTCAGATCCACCATTATCGAAGCTTTCAAACGATCAATGAAGAAATATCCTTTACAAATCAGTTGATATATGTGTAATTCTAGCGATAAACTAAATCGTCTAGA comes from Osmia bicornis bicornis chromosome 4, iOsmBic2.1, whole genome shotgun sequence and encodes:
- the LOC114874966 gene encoding protein ABHD18 isoform X3 yields the protein MCIWSRLDAVYRSILLTKFFTKGWGSPENLKRIFEFRKVIANREACYNLIPSDYPINIIKDEEWSDCHIIEGNFETPLHKHLPGIMPNETITAHFQLVLPCKWYSHKIKPICLHLAGTGDHYFWRRRQLFAKPLLKESGIGSLILENPFYGSRKPENQIRSCLHNVCDIFIMGGCLIMESIVLLNWCEQQGFGPLGLTGLSMGGHMASLAATNWPKPIPLVPCLSWSTASPVFTQGVMSASINWTLLEDQYFANELYQNDLAKMVRIIGEEDAFLAGQHFAQHYPASMKRISELQDKPQGANEEVATITATPTVINKETNKDHDSESICLLPVPRHPLFSDCKWREREALQFMCGIMDECTHLKNFEVPVDTELIIAVCARNDAYVPRDGCMSLDKIWPGAEIRYIDAGHVSAYLLHQKVFRSTIIEAFKRSMKKYPLQIS
- the LOC114874966 gene encoding protein ABHD18 isoform X1, with the translated sequence MCIWSRLDAVYRSILLTKFFTKGWGSPENLKRIFEFRKVIANREACYNLIPSDYPINIIKDEEWSDCHIIEGNFETPLHKHLPGIMPNETITAHFQLVLPCKWYSHKIKPICLHLAGTGDHYFWRRRQLFAKPLLKESGIGSLILENPFYGSRKPENQIRSCLHNVCDIFIMGGCLIMESIVLLNWCEQQGFGPLGLTGLSMGGHMASLAATNWPKPIPLVPCLSWSTASPVFTQGVMSASINWTLLEDQYFANELYQNDLAKMVRIIGEEDAFLAGQHFAQHYPASMKRISELQDKPQGANEEVATITATPTVINKETNKDHDSESEDNNVKNEISEDRAARIFPLNLISNRFKLKDSSVLKGICLLPVPRHPLFSDCKWREREALQFMCGIMDECTHLKNFEVPVDTELIIAVCARNDAYVPRDGCMSLDKIWPGAEIRYIDAGHVSAYLLHQKVFRSTIIEAFKRSMKKYPLQIS
- the LOC114874966 gene encoding protein ABHD18 isoform X2: MCIWSRLDAVYRSILLTKFFTKGWGSPENLKRIFEFRKVIANREACYNLIPSDYPINIIKDEEWSDCHIIEGNFETPLHKHLPGIMPNETITAHFQLVLPCKWYSHKIKPICLHLAGTGDHYFWRRRQLFAKPLLKESGIGSLILENPFYGSRKPENQIRSCLHNVCDIFIMGGCLIMESIVLLNWCEQQGFGPLGLTGLSMGGHMASLAATNWPKPIPLVPCLSWSTASPVFTQGVMSASINWTLLEDQYFANELYQNDLAKMVRIIGEEDAFLAGQHFAQHYPASMKRISELQDKPQGANEEVATITATPTVINKETNKDHDSESEDNNVKNEISEDRAARIFPLNLISNRFKLKDSSVLKVPRHPLFSDCKWREREALQFMCGIMDECTHLKNFEVPVDTELIIAVCARNDAYVPRDGCMSLDKIWPGAEIRYIDAGHVSAYLLHQKVFRSTIIEAFKRSMKKYPLQIS
- the LOC114874966 gene encoding protein ABHD18 isoform X4, which produces MCIWSRLDAVYRSILLTKFFTKGWGSPENLKRIFEFRKVIANREACYNLIPSDYPINIIKDEEWSDCHIIEGNFETPLHKHLPGIMPNETITAHFQLVLPCKWYSHKIKPICLHLAGTGDHYFWRRRQLFAKPLLKESGIGSLILENPFYGSRKPENQIRSCLHNVCDIFIMGGCLIMESIVLLNWCEQQGFGPLGLTGLSMGGHMASLAATNWPKPIPLVPCLSWSTASPVFTQGVMSASINWTLLEDQYFANELYQNDLAKMVRIIGEEDAFLAGQHFAQHYPASMKRISELQDKPQGANEEVATITATPTVINKETNKDHDSEMPRHPLFSDCKWREREALQFMCGIMDECTHLKNFEVPVDTELIIAVCARNDAYVPRDGCMSLDKIWPGAEIRYIDAGHVSAYLLHQKVFRSTIIEAFKRSMKKYPLQIS